A portion of the Microbulbifer agarilyticus genome contains these proteins:
- a CDS encoding PQQ-dependent sugar dehydrogenase, which yields MGLFQFLKPVVPSSLISRQAVSRAVAAALTLTAASGAYAAKQDVQLDKLNLPDGFKIELYADDVPNARHMALGENGTLFVGSRRAGKVYAVIDNNGDQKADEVKVIAEGLKLPTGVAFKDGDLYVSAVTSILRFDDIESRLDNPPQPVVITDQFPDKHHGWKYIAFGPDGWLYVPIGAPCNICEEKDYANIQRLKIEGDEVVATETWAEGVRNTVGFTWHPETDELWFTDNGRDMLGDDIPPCELNKAPRPGMHFGYPYCHGDDILDPEFGEGKQCSDFVRPVQNLGPHVAPLGVKFYTGDQFPAEYKNQVLIAEHGSWNRTNKIGYRVTMVTLNDDGEATSYAPFIDGWLQGEEAWGRPVDVLVMPDGALLVSDDGAGVIYRITYEG from the coding sequence ATGGGCCTGTTCCAATTCCTCAAGCCTGTAGTTCCTTCCTCTCTTATTTCCCGGCAAGCTGTATCCCGTGCAGTGGCAGCCGCGCTGACGCTGACTGCCGCAAGCGGCGCCTACGCCGCCAAACAAGATGTACAGCTAGACAAGCTGAACCTCCCCGACGGTTTCAAAATTGAGTTGTACGCCGACGACGTGCCGAATGCCCGACACATGGCCCTTGGTGAAAATGGCACCCTATTTGTGGGCTCGCGCCGTGCGGGCAAGGTCTACGCGGTGATCGACAACAATGGCGATCAGAAGGCGGATGAGGTGAAGGTAATCGCCGAAGGGCTCAAGTTGCCCACTGGGGTGGCCTTCAAGGACGGCGATCTGTATGTCAGCGCGGTGACCAGTATTCTGCGCTTTGACGATATCGAGTCCCGTCTCGACAACCCGCCGCAGCCGGTGGTGATTACCGACCAGTTCCCGGACAAGCATCACGGCTGGAAGTACATTGCGTTTGGCCCCGACGGCTGGCTGTATGTACCCATTGGCGCACCGTGCAATATTTGTGAGGAAAAAGATTACGCCAACATCCAGCGCCTCAAGATTGAAGGCGACGAGGTTGTGGCAACCGAAACCTGGGCTGAAGGTGTGCGCAATACGGTAGGTTTTACCTGGCACCCAGAAACCGACGAACTGTGGTTCACCGACAATGGCCGCGACATGCTCGGCGATGACATCCCGCCCTGTGAGCTGAACAAGGCACCGCGCCCCGGTATGCATTTCGGCTATCCCTACTGCCATGGCGATGACATCCTCGACCCTGAATTCGGTGAGGGCAAACAGTGCAGCGACTTTGTGCGCCCGGTACAAAACCTGGGGCCACATGTGGCACCTCTTGGGGTCAAGTTTTACACCGGTGACCAGTTCCCGGCGGAATACAAAAACCAGGTATTGATCGCCGAGCACGGCTCCTGGAACCGCACCAACAAAATCGGCTACCGGGTGACCATGGTCACTTTGAATGACGACGGCGAGGCGACTTCTTACGCGCCGTTTATCGATGGTTGGCTGCAGGGAGAGGAAGCCTGGGGCCGGCCGGTGGATGTACTGGTCATGCCCGATGGTGCCTTATTGGTGTCGGACGACGGTGCCGGCGTTATCTACCGTATTACCTATGAAGGTTGA
- a CDS encoding L-threonylcarbamoyladenylate synthase, whose product MSEKITPVTAFDDITTSHVPNLPGAGISLVSAARIIAAGGVIAHPTESVWGLACDPNNAEAVQRLVRLKNRPLEKGLILVSGDVNHFSGLLHNLSGDQRARIDATWPGPVTWLVPHFDQIPPWVSGVHHSVALRHTNHPFTAALSRAFGGPIVSTSANPAGCQPARHKFQVLRYFGDGLDFIGGGSTGGRASPSEIRDASSGRIVRAG is encoded by the coding sequence TTGTCAGAGAAAATTACACCCGTTACCGCCTTCGACGACATCACAACTAGCCATGTGCCCAATTTGCCTGGTGCGGGCATCAGCCTGGTTAGTGCCGCGCGCATTATTGCCGCCGGTGGCGTGATTGCCCACCCGACCGAATCGGTGTGGGGCCTCGCCTGTGACCCCAACAATGCGGAGGCGGTGCAGCGCCTGGTGCGCCTGAAAAACCGCCCACTGGAAAAAGGGCTGATCCTGGTATCCGGTGACGTGAACCATTTCTCCGGTTTGTTGCACAATCTCTCCGGCGACCAGCGCGCACGCATCGATGCAACCTGGCCGGGACCGGTTACCTGGCTGGTGCCGCATTTTGACCAGATACCGCCGTGGGTCAGCGGTGTGCACCACAGTGTCGCCCTGCGCCATACCAACCACCCGTTTACCGCGGCACTGTCGCGGGCGTTTGGTGGCCCAATTGTGTCGACGTCTGCCAACCCGGCAGGCTGTCAGCCCGCGCGCCACAAATTCCAGGTGCTGCGCTACTTTGGCGACGGACTGGATTTTATTGGCGGCGGCAGCACCGGTGGGCGCGCGTCTCCCAGTGAAATTCGCGACGCTTCCAGCGGTCGCATTGTGCGCGCGGGATAA
- the hemF gene encoding oxygen-dependent coproporphyrinogen oxidase produces the protein MSSIDIQAVKKYLLDLQDRICAELVAVDGQEFFEDAWEREGGGGGRTRVLENGNVIEKGGVNFSHVHGDKLPPSATAARPELAGRSFEAMGVSLVIHPRNPYAPTSHANVRMFVAQKEGADPVWWFGGGFDLTPYYGFEEDVVHWHQTAKDACAPFGEDIYPRFKKWCDEYFYLKHRKEARGVGGLFFDDFSEGGFDNAFAFMQAVGNAYLDAYLPILKQRKDTPYGERERDFQLYRRGRYVEFNLVFDRGTLFGLQSGGRTESILMSLPSEVRWRYDWHPEEGSSEAKLYTDFLPHRDWI, from the coding sequence ATGAGTAGCATCGACATTCAGGCCGTCAAAAAATATCTGCTGGACCTGCAAGACCGCATTTGTGCGGAACTTGTGGCGGTGGACGGACAGGAGTTTTTTGAGGATGCCTGGGAGCGCGAGGGCGGCGGCGGTGGTCGCACCCGGGTGCTGGAAAATGGCAATGTAATCGAAAAAGGCGGGGTCAATTTTTCCCATGTGCACGGTGACAAGTTGCCGCCATCGGCCACCGCGGCACGCCCGGAACTTGCCGGCCGCTCGTTCGAGGCGATGGGTGTGAGCCTGGTGATTCACCCGCGCAATCCCTATGCCCCTACCAGCCATGCCAATGTGCGCATGTTCGTGGCGCAAAAAGAAGGCGCGGACCCGGTTTGGTGGTTTGGTGGCGGCTTTGACCTGACCCCTTACTACGGTTTTGAAGAAGACGTTGTGCACTGGCACCAGACCGCGAAGGACGCTTGTGCGCCCTTCGGTGAGGATATTTACCCGCGCTTTAAAAAATGGTGCGACGAATATTTTTATCTGAAGCACCGCAAGGAAGCGCGCGGTGTAGGCGGCCTGTTCTTTGATGACTTCAGTGAAGGCGGATTCGACAATGCATTCGCCTTTATGCAGGCAGTGGGTAACGCTTACCTGGATGCGTATCTACCGATCCTGAAACAGCGCAAGGACACCCCGTATGGCGAGCGCGAGCGCGACTTCCAGCTGTACCGCCGCGGCCGCTATGTGGAATTCAACCTGGTATTTGACCGCGGCACCCTGTTCGGCCTGCAAAGCGGTGGCCGCACAGAATCCATTCTGATGTCGCTGCCGTCCGAGGTGCGCTGGCGCTATGACTGGCACCCGGAAGAGGGCAGTTCTGAAGCGAAGCTGTATACCGACTTCCTGCCACATCGGGACTGGATATAA
- the aroE gene encoding shikimate dehydrogenase, with the protein MDKYAVIGNPIKQSMSPVIHSAFATETSQDLEYGKLFAEVDDFKPVVDEFFAAGARGLNVTAPFKLDAFQYADCLTERARSAGAVNTLALQEDGRLLGDNTDGPGLVSDIRDNLGWQIRGKKLLVLGAGGATRGTLLPLLNEQPARLHIANRTVSKAHQLAEDFQRFGSVTAGGLEDIPAGFDLIINASAAGLSGERPHIDASVVGPDCCVYDMVYGAEPTPFMRWAEPLGARTADGLGMLVGQAAEAFHLWRGVRPSEAPVQAMLREALRKKLGAAAD; encoded by the coding sequence ATGGATAAATACGCGGTCATCGGAAATCCCATCAAGCAGTCCATGTCGCCGGTGATTCACAGCGCCTTTGCCACGGAAACCAGCCAGGATCTCGAGTACGGGAAACTGTTTGCCGAAGTCGATGACTTCAAACCGGTGGTGGACGAATTTTTTGCCGCCGGCGCCCGCGGGCTGAACGTAACCGCTCCCTTCAAACTGGACGCATTTCAGTATGCCGACTGCCTGACCGAACGCGCGCGCAGTGCGGGTGCGGTAAATACCCTGGCGCTGCAGGAAGATGGTCGCCTGCTGGGCGACAATACCGACGGCCCGGGTTTGGTATCGGATATTCGTGACAACCTCGGCTGGCAGATTCGCGGTAAAAAATTGCTGGTGCTGGGTGCCGGTGGCGCTACCCGCGGCACCCTGTTGCCTCTGCTCAACGAACAGCCCGCACGGCTGCACATTGCCAATCGCACCGTATCCAAGGCGCACCAGTTGGCGGAAGATTTTCAACGTTTCGGCAGTGTGACCGCCGGAGGACTGGAAGATATCCCCGCGGGTTTTGACCTGATTATCAATGCCAGCGCGGCAGGCTTAAGTGGCGAGCGCCCGCATATTGATGCGTCGGTGGTTGGTCCCGACTGCTGTGTTTACGACATGGTGTACGGTGCCGAACCAACGCCGTTTATGCGCTGGGCGGAACCGCTGGGCGCCCGCACCGCGGATGGCCTGGGCATGCTGGTGGGCCAGGCGGCCGAGGCATTCCACCTGTGGCGGGGCGTGCGCCCATCCGAGGCCCCGGTGCAGGCGATGTTACGTGAAGCCCTGCGCAAAAAACTCGGTGCGGCAGCCGACTGA
- the purE gene encoding 5-(carboxyamino)imidazole ribonucleotide mutase, translating to MGSQSDWPTMEMATKPLTELGVPFATAVVSAHRTPQRMVEFASTAHERGTQVIIAGAGGSAHLPGMIAAMTPLPVIGVPVASKFMTGMDSLLSIVQMPKGVAVATQAVGASGAYNAGLMAAQMLSLTDPELQQRLIAWREKQSAGVPFEVE from the coding sequence ATGGGCTCGCAGTCCGACTGGCCGACCATGGAAATGGCTACCAAGCCGCTCACCGAGCTGGGTGTGCCCTTTGCAACGGCCGTCGTTTCTGCGCACCGCACGCCGCAGCGTATGGTGGAGTTCGCCTCCACCGCGCACGAGCGCGGTACCCAGGTGATCATCGCCGGTGCCGGTGGCTCTGCGCACCTGCCGGGAATGATTGCGGCCATGACCCCGCTGCCGGTAATCGGCGTGCCGGTGGCGAGCAAGTTTATGACCGGTATGGATAGCCTGCTGTCTATCGTGCAGATGCCCAAGGGTGTGGCCGTGGCCACCCAGGCGGTGGGCGCATCCGGCGCATACAACGCTGGCCTGATGGCGGCACAGATGCTGTCGCTGACCGACCCAGAGCTGCAGCAGCGCCTGATCGCCTGGCGTGAAAAGCAGAGCGCCGGCGTGCCGTTTGAAGTTGAATAA
- a CDS encoding 5-(carboxyamino)imidazole ribonucleotide synthase, translating to MTSSQEQSAQRRVGIVGCGQLAQMMAQEARPLGIEFSFLAEGGENTTCVEGLGTIVHASEGADIEELYKAMGSPEVITAERESVDVGLLRALEKFCPVYPRPDAFEKTQHRVREKTAINDAGLPVAPFRPANNYDEICAAVKELGYPSFIKSCEHGYDGKNQWRVNSDADLAAIADQVPAQEYVVEKGINFSREVSLIGARTADGKVVTYPLAENDHYNGTLLVSTAPAPHVDEKLQTTAQEYLSTLMNAWDYVGVLAMECFVSDDGLLINELAPRVHNSGHWTLAGAKTSQFANHVRAILGMPLGETGCDRVAVMINMLGVDKKPALQNEGVWSYGKELRPGRKMGHVILLDDTQDALAARIDSMLEELYGPSKRPA from the coding sequence ATGACATCCAGCCAAGAGCAATCTGCACAGCGTCGTGTCGGTATTGTCGGCTGCGGCCAATTGGCGCAGATGATGGCCCAGGAAGCCCGCCCATTGGGAATCGAGTTCAGCTTCCTTGCTGAGGGTGGTGAGAACACGACCTGTGTGGAAGGTCTCGGTACCATTGTGCACGCCAGCGAAGGCGCTGACATCGAAGAACTGTACAAGGCGATGGGCAGCCCCGAGGTGATTACCGCTGAGCGCGAAAGTGTCGACGTTGGCCTGCTGCGCGCGCTGGAAAAATTCTGCCCGGTGTACCCGCGCCCGGATGCCTTCGAGAAGACCCAGCACCGTGTGCGTGAAAAAACCGCGATCAACGATGCCGGCCTGCCGGTGGCGCCCTTCCGCCCAGCCAACAATTACGATGAAATCTGTGCGGCGGTCAAAGAGCTGGGCTACCCGTCCTTTATCAAAAGTTGTGAGCACGGTTACGACGGTAAAAACCAGTGGCGTGTGAACAGCGACGCAGACCTCGCCGCAATCGCCGACCAGGTGCCGGCGCAGGAATACGTGGTGGAAAAGGGCATCAACTTTTCCCGCGAAGTTTCCCTGATCGGTGCGCGTACTGCCGATGGCAAGGTGGTCACTTATCCGCTGGCGGAAAACGATCACTACAACGGCACCCTGTTAGTATCCACCGCACCGGCGCCGCATGTGGATGAGAAGCTGCAAACCACTGCACAAGAATACCTGTCCACCCTGATGAACGCCTGGGACTATGTCGGTGTGCTGGCGATGGAGTGCTTCGTCAGTGACGACGGCCTGCTGATTAACGAGCTGGCACCGCGCGTCCACAACAGCGGCCATTGGACTTTGGCCGGCGCCAAAACCAGCCAGTTCGCCAACCATGTGCGCGCAATTCTCGGCATGCCGTTGGGCGAGACCGGCTGCGACCGCGTGGCAGTCATGATCAATATGTTGGGTGTGGACAAGAAGCCGGCGTTGCAGAACGAAGGTGTCTGGTCTTACGGCAAGGAGCTGCGTCCGGGCCGCAAGATGGGCCACGTGATTCTGCTGGATGATACCCAGGATGCTCTGGCTGCGCGTATCGACAGCATGCTGGAAGAGCTGTACGGGCCGAGCAAGCGCCCCGCGTAG
- a CDS encoding c-type cytochrome yields MKRTLSIGILLATFSLGAVASEQETRDLIGLGALTFADNCKKCHKIDGYGEEALYPSLRNPALLANKPLLIETVLHGRSAPRRNGGEEDLMPPLEFLTDREISAIIAFITNTWGDEVIVVSEEEVKAAR; encoded by the coding sequence ATGAAACGCACACTATCTATCGGCATACTGCTCGCAACTTTTTCCCTTGGAGCCGTTGCTTCAGAGCAGGAGACCCGCGACCTGATTGGACTGGGTGCGCTTACCTTTGCCGACAATTGCAAAAAGTGCCATAAGATTGACGGCTATGGCGAGGAGGCGTTGTACCCATCTCTGCGCAATCCCGCATTGCTGGCAAATAAACCGCTGCTGATCGAGACAGTATTGCACGGGCGCTCGGCACCGCGCCGCAATGGCGGTGAAGAGGATCTGATGCCGCCACTGGAGTTTCTGACGGACCGCGAAATTTCGGCGATCATTGCGTTTATTACTAATACCTGGGGCGATGAGGTAATAGTGGTGAGTGAAGAGGAAGTTAAGGCGGCGCGCTGA
- a CDS encoding dimethylarginine dimethylaminohydrolase family protein — translation MTEFTYKHRKDNGNTEALKRWGIDSEYGVLTDLLVGPIDHYTWQMGNAASRRSVRLGREFDATVAKRQHQEMLDAYKQAGVNTHLLPADGNLPYQLYARDSSVMTPWGPIVTQMYSPWRRGEWVDVVKTYQKLDIPIYDIITAGSLEGGDFMVLEPGVILCGYSGERTSPQGFNQMKSWIEKEGWEVKGYQFDPYFLHLDVLVAALAEKLVAVCVDAVEPELVQWFKDRNFEIIDISYPQVMELGVNVVALGNDRVMLPADNTELKEKCRAHGLQVIDPDISMITAGGGGVHCMCQPLARKPA, via the coding sequence ATGACAGAATTTACTTACAAACACCGCAAAGACAACGGCAACACCGAGGCCCTCAAGCGCTGGGGCATCGACTCCGAATACGGCGTACTGACTGACCTGCTGGTAGGCCCCATCGACCACTACACCTGGCAGATGGGCAACGCCGCCTCCCGCCGCTCCGTGCGCCTCGGCCGCGAATTCGATGCCACCGTCGCCAAGCGCCAGCACCAGGAAATGCTCGACGCCTACAAACAGGCCGGTGTTAACACCCACCTGCTGCCGGCAGACGGCAACCTCCCCTACCAGCTGTACGCCCGCGACAGCAGCGTCATGACGCCGTGGGGCCCGATTGTTACCCAGATGTATTCCCCGTGGCGCCGCGGCGAATGGGTCGACGTCGTGAAGACCTACCAGAAACTCGACATCCCCATTTACGACATCATCACCGCCGGTAGCCTCGAGGGCGGCGACTTTATGGTGCTGGAGCCGGGGGTCATCCTGTGTGGCTATAGCGGCGAGCGCACCTCACCCCAGGGCTTCAACCAGATGAAGAGCTGGATCGAAAAAGAAGGCTGGGAAGTAAAAGGCTACCAGTTCGACCCCTACTTCCTGCACCTGGATGTTCTCGTAGCCGCACTCGCGGAAAAACTCGTCGCCGTATGTGTGGACGCGGTTGAGCCGGAACTGGTGCAGTGGTTCAAGGACCGCAACTTTGAAATTATCGACATCTCCTACCCGCAGGTAATGGAGCTTGGCGTCAACGTGGTAGCGCTCGGCAACGACCGCGTAATGCTGCCCGCCGACAATACCGAACTGAAAGAAAAATGCCGTGCCCACGGCCTGCAGGTGATCGACCCGGATATCTCCATGATTACTGCCGGCGGCGGTGGCGTGCACTGCATGTGTCAGCCACTGGCGAGAAAGCCCGCCTAA
- a CDS encoding Zn-dependent hydrolase codes for MTDTSQVRINGQRLWDSLMKMAQIGATDKGGCNRQALTDLDKQGRDLFVKWCEDAGCSVSVDEMGNIFARRPGNTPELPAVLTGSHLDTQPTGGKFDGVYGVLAGLEVVRALNDAGIATEAPLEVAVWTNEEGARFSPAMIGSGVWAGEFDLDYAYARADKEGKTFGNELARIGYKGEAPAKPRPLAAAFEVHIEQGPILEAEEKQIGVLSGVQGMNWYDLTLIGQPCHAGPSPMEIRRDPFMGLHKILDQLYKLAAEHGPWARATFGDIRVEPGSRNTVPEKLVLAVDLRHPDQQVLNSMDQRFREIAATVAEETGLEHDIRDEWRSPAVAFDKNCVEAVRTSVADLGYSNKEMVSGAGHDSVYISRVAPTSMIFVPCEKGLSHNEAENAEPKDLEAGANVLLHAMLKMAG; via the coding sequence ATGACTGACACCAGCCAAGTGCGCATCAACGGCCAGCGCCTGTGGGACTCCCTGATGAAGATGGCGCAGATTGGCGCCACCGACAAAGGCGGTTGCAACCGCCAGGCCCTTACCGACCTCGATAAACAGGGTCGCGACCTCTTCGTAAAATGGTGTGAAGACGCCGGCTGTTCCGTCTCCGTGGACGAAATGGGCAACATCTTCGCGCGCCGTCCGGGCAACACCCCGGAGCTACCCGCAGTACTCACCGGCTCCCACCTGGACACCCAGCCCACCGGTGGCAAGTTCGATGGTGTCTACGGCGTGCTCGCCGGCCTGGAAGTGGTGCGCGCGCTCAACGACGCTGGCATCGCAACCGAAGCACCGCTGGAAGTCGCCGTGTGGACCAATGAAGAAGGCGCCCGCTTCTCCCCCGCCATGATCGGCTCCGGTGTGTGGGCCGGCGAATTCGACCTCGACTACGCCTACGCCCGCGCCGACAAGGAAGGTAAAACCTTCGGCAACGAACTCGCGCGCATCGGCTACAAGGGCGAAGCCCCCGCCAAGCCGCGCCCGCTGGCCGCCGCCTTTGAAGTGCATATCGAACAGGGCCCAATTCTGGAAGCCGAAGAAAAACAAATCGGCGTACTGAGCGGCGTGCAGGGCATGAACTGGTACGACCTCACCCTGATCGGCCAGCCCTGCCACGCCGGCCCCAGCCCCATGGAAATCCGCCGCGACCCGTTTATGGGCCTGCACAAAATCCTCGACCAGCTGTACAAACTCGCCGCAGAGCACGGCCCCTGGGCCCGTGCCACCTTCGGTGATATCCGCGTCGAGCCTGGCAGTCGCAACACCGTGCCAGAGAAACTCGTTCTCGCCGTCGATCTGCGCCACCCGGACCAGCAAGTGCTCAATTCCATGGACCAGCGCTTCCGCGAAATCGCCGCTACCGTCGCCGAGGAAACCGGACTGGAACACGACATCCGTGACGAATGGCGCTCCCCCGCCGTCGCCTTCGACAAGAACTGTGTCGAAGCCGTGCGCACTTCCGTTGCCGACCTCGGCTACAGCAACAAAGAGATGGTTTCCGGTGCCGGTCACGACTCCGTGTACATCTCCCGCGTCGCGCCCACCAGCATGATCTTCGTGCCCTGCGAAAAAGGCTTGAGCCACAACGAAGCGGAGAATGCGGAGCCGAAGGATCTGGAAGCGGGCGCGAATGTACTGCTGCACGCAATGCTGAAGATGGCCGGTTGA
- a CDS encoding LysR substrate-binding domain-containing protein has protein sequence MAAELRNLSLTSLRSFYAVGRHCHLRRAAEELHVSHPALSRQIRELEERLGTALFLRSGNRLSLTAAGKRLHRSVADAFGRLEQGLLTLDPDNLAGEVVIAATATIASRWLLRILAEVQQRYPEIRLRLTTIEPRAARLDEEADIAICLGEPDAPGRQVTPLYQEHYLPVASPQLLQAHGRALRPADLLKLPLLHDRQQQWRGWFTAQGVEYTPAIQGVTVDYAYQAIEAARLGMGVALADRLEVSEDLTSGRLATVIERPYTIGQFLYLVSDHHGAMHDRARLVLESVFQWLETRGAALATQAQALQQALSPAAKNADS, from the coding sequence ATGGCAGCAGAGCTGAGAAACCTGTCGCTCACATCATTGCGCAGCTTCTACGCGGTGGGCCGCCACTGCCATTTGCGGCGAGCGGCGGAGGAGTTGCACGTGTCGCACCCGGCGCTCAGCCGGCAGATCCGTGAGCTGGAGGAGCGGCTGGGCACCGCGCTGTTCCTGCGCAGCGGCAATCGCCTGTCGCTGACCGCGGCGGGCAAGCGCTTGCACCGCTCGGTTGCCGATGCGTTTGGGCGGCTGGAACAGGGCCTGCTGACGCTGGATCCGGACAACCTCGCCGGCGAGGTGGTGATTGCGGCCACCGCCACCATTGCCTCCCGTTGGCTGCTGCGGATTCTCGCCGAGGTGCAGCAGCGCTATCCCGAGATCCGTCTGCGCCTGACCACCATTGAGCCGCGCGCGGCAAGACTCGATGAGGAGGCGGATATAGCCATCTGCCTCGGTGAGCCCGATGCGCCGGGACGCCAGGTTACGCCGTTATATCAGGAGCACTATTTGCCGGTGGCGAGCCCGCAACTGCTGCAGGCGCACGGTCGCGCACTGCGCCCGGCGGACCTGTTGAAGCTGCCGTTGTTGCACGACCGCCAGCAGCAATGGCGCGGCTGGTTCACTGCGCAGGGTGTGGAGTACACCCCGGCGATCCAGGGCGTCACCGTGGATTACGCCTACCAGGCCATCGAGGCGGCGCGCCTGGGTATGGGCGTGGCGCTGGCGGATCGCCTGGAAGTGAGCGAAGACCTCACCAGCGGGCGCCTGGCGACGGTGATCGAGCGCCCCTATACCATCGGCCAGTTTCTGTATCTGGTGAGTGACCACCACGGCGCCATGCACGATCGCGCGCGCCTGGTACTGGAAAGCGTGTTCCAGTGGTTGGAGACGCGCGGCGCGGCACTGGCCACACAGGCACAAGCCCTGCAGCAGGCGCTATCGCCCGCGGCAAAAAATGCAGATAGCTGA
- a CDS encoding aldehyde dehydrogenase family protein: MQHHNKLYIDGNWVESTSDDWLEVINPATESVISRVPAGSSDDVDRAVQAASRAFDAWASTPAAERRALLLRAADLMQAREQELIAAVSASMGCPQHIAGWLQVEGPIEAMRLFADQVGITEETEELGHSLVWREAVGVCGFINPWNYPLHQFVGKVGAALAAGCTMVVKPSEQTPLQDYLMAEIFHEAGLPAGVFNLVPGRGTEVGRALCEHPLVDMMSFTGSTRAGIEIAKACAPTVKRVTQELGGKSPYIVTADCDLTAAVRYGVDDVMINSGQTCTALTRMLVPRSRIGEALDIVRTRVAEIEVGMGESAFMGPVSSRRQWQQVQDYIQIGMDEGATPVCGGLGKPQGLEQGYFARPTVFAGVTNDMRIAREEIFGPVLCIIAYDDLEQAVAIANDTPYGLSSGVFAKDNTAALAIARRIRAGLCFVNGGEFNYQAPFGGFKQSGNGREFSHHGVEEFTEIKSAQLAVHAS, encoded by the coding sequence ATGCAACACCACAATAAGCTCTACATCGATGGCAACTGGGTGGAATCGACTTCCGACGACTGGCTGGAAGTGATCAACCCCGCAACCGAGTCTGTTATCTCCCGCGTGCCTGCCGGCAGTAGCGACGACGTGGATCGAGCGGTACAGGCCGCGTCCCGCGCATTTGATGCCTGGGCCAGTACCCCGGCCGCCGAGCGCCGCGCACTGTTGCTGCGCGCCGCCGACCTGATGCAGGCGCGCGAGCAGGAACTGATTGCGGCGGTATCCGCCAGCATGGGCTGCCCCCAGCACATCGCCGGCTGGTTGCAGGTGGAGGGCCCCATCGAGGCCATGCGCCTGTTCGCCGATCAGGTCGGAATTACCGAAGAAACCGAAGAGCTCGGCCACTCGCTGGTATGGCGTGAAGCCGTTGGTGTGTGCGGGTTTATCAATCCATGGAATTACCCGTTGCACCAGTTTGTCGGCAAGGTGGGCGCAGCGCTCGCTGCCGGCTGCACCATGGTGGTCAAACCTTCCGAGCAGACACCGCTGCAGGATTACCTGATGGCGGAAATTTTTCACGAAGCCGGCCTGCCGGCGGGCGTTTTCAACTTGGTGCCGGGACGCGGCACAGAGGTAGGCCGCGCCCTGTGCGAGCACCCGCTGGTGGACATGATGTCGTTTACCGGCTCCACCCGCGCCGGCATCGAAATTGCCAAGGCCTGTGCGCCGACGGTCAAGCGTGTCACCCAGGAGCTGGGTGGCAAATCCCCCTATATCGTTACCGCGGATTGCGACTTAACCGCGGCGGTGCGCTACGGCGTCGATGACGTGATGATCAACAGCGGTCAGACCTGCACCGCACTCACCCGTATGCTGGTGCCCCGCAGTCGTATCGGCGAGGCGCTGGACATTGTGCGCACGCGCGTCGCCGAGATCGAAGTGGGTATGGGTGAATCTGCGTTTATGGGCCCGGTTTCCTCCCGGCGCCAGTGGCAGCAGGTTCAGGACTATATTCAGATTGGCATGGACGAGGGCGCAACACCGGTGTGCGGTGGCCTCGGCAAACCGCAAGGGCTGGAGCAGGGCTATTTTGCGCGGCCAACCGTTTTTGCAGGTGTCACCAATGACATGCGCATCGCGCGCGAGGAAATTTTCGGCCCGGTGCTGTGCATCATCGCCTACGATGACCTGGAGCAGGCGGTGGCAATCGCCAACGATACGCCCTACGGATTGTCTTCCGGCGTGTTCGCCAAAGACAACACCGCAGCGCTGGCCATTGCGCGACGTATTCGCGCGGGGCTGTGCTTTGTTAATGGCGGCGAGTTCAATTACCAGGCGCCGTTTGGGGGCTTCAAACAAAGCGGTAATGGCCGCGAGTTCTCCCACCATGGTGTCGAAGAGTTTACCGAAATCAAATCCGCACAACTGGCTGTGCATGCAAGCTAA